The window CGCAGCGAGCCAATGCGGCGGGCGCTGGAGCGCCTCCATCCGGGCGTGCAGACGCTGGGCGTGGCCGGCTTCTTCGGCCTGCCGGTGGCCTATACGCCGCTGGGCACGCAGGCGGCGCGGCCGCAATTGCCGGGCCTGCTGGCCCCGGCCTATCAGGTGCAGGAACAGATCATTCCCGCCGCAGGCGCAGGGGCAGGGGCCGCGGACAGCACCGTGCTGGCCAGCGCCGCCGCCCGGGCGCGCCACCGGCAACTGGCCGGCAAGGCGCAGTGGCAGGGCAATACGCGCTGGCCGGGCTCGGCCTTCTCCTTTGTGGAAGTGGCCGGGGTGAGCGCGCTGGGCGGCTTGTGGAACTGGCTGCGGCCGGGTCGCGGCGCACGCGCGCGCGATGACCTGGCCGGCTTGCCCACGCGCTACCGCGCGCTGTGCCGCCCGCAACTGAGCGGCGTGAGCGAGGCCGACAAGGTGGCGCTGGCCGCCCGCATCCTGCACGCCATGGGACTGGACCGCGCCGTCGCGCCGCTGGTGCTGCTGGTGGGACATGGCAGCCAGTCCGCCAACAACGCCCACGCCGCCGCCCTGGATTGCGGCGCCTGCTGCGGCCAGACCGGCGAAGTCAATGCGCGCACCCTGGCGCAGTTGCTCAACGAGCACAGCGTGCGTCGCGGCCTGCTGGCGCAGGGCGTCGACTTGCCCGAGGAGACCGCTTTCCTGGCCCTGCTGCACAACACCACCACCGATGAAGTGGAGGCCTTCGACCTGGACCTGCTGCCCGCCCCAGCGCAGCAGCGCTGGGCCGCCATGCGCGAGGTCTTTGCCCGCGCCGGCGAGCAGGTGCGGCGCGAACGCGCAGCACGACTGGGACTGGACGGCGAGCAACCCGCAGCGCGGCTGCTGCAGGCCCTGCGCCGTCGCGCCAACGACGGCGCCCAGACGCGGCCGGAATGGGGTCTCACCGGCAACGCAGCCTTCCTCATCGCCCCGCGTGCGCGCAGCCGCGGCATCGACCTGGGCGGGCGCTGCTTCCTGCATGACTATGACCCTACCGAGGATGGCGAGGGCGCGCTGCTGGAGCAACTGATGACTGCGCCCATGCTGGTGACGCACTGGATCAACTGGCAGTACCACGCCTCCACCAGCGACCCGCAACGGCTGGGCAGCGGCAACAAGCTGCTGCACAACGTCGTTGGCGGCGCCATCGGCGTGTTCGAAGGCAACGGCGGCGACCTGCGCATCGGCCTGGCGCGCCAGTCCCTGCATGACGGCCAGCGCTGGCTGCACGAGCCGCTGCGGTTGACGGTGGTGATCGACGCCCCCGAGGCCGCCATCGAACGCGTCATCGCCGCGCACGCCGTGGTGCGGCAGTTGCTGGAGAATGGCTGGTTGCATCTGTGGCGCTTTGGCGAGGCTGGCTTGCTGGAGCGCGGGGAGCAGGGCTGGGTGGCGGTGTGAGGGCCAAAAGGCGCGCCAGGCCATCGTGAACAGGCCCTAAGCGCGGCCGGTCGCCAGGACGACCGGGCCGCCAACTACGGCGCCGCGCTTATTCCGGGAACCGCACCAGCCGCTTGGCGTCCTTGGGCGCCTGGTACTGCGCCGCATTCATCTGCATGGCCAGCAGCGTGTAGTAGGAATTGACCCCGGTCAGGTCCACCACGCCTTTCTTGCCGAAGCGCTTTTCCGCCCGGGCGAAGGTCTGGTCCGAGACCCGCTTGTTGCGGTGCAGTTCGATCGAAAAATCATAGACGATCGTTTCCTCCTCACTCATCCCCTCCGGACGGCGGCCATCGGCGATGGCTGCCGCAATCTCCGGCTTGATCCCGGCCTTGATGGCGATGGGATAGTGCACATACCACTCGTAATCCTGGGTCCACTCGCGGGCGGTGATGAGGATCACCAGTTCGCTCAAGGTGTTGCCGATCGCCGAGTGATAGCGCAGGTAATCGCCCATGGCGCGTGCCTGCGTCATGACCTGGGGACTATGCATCAGCGGCTCGAAGGGGCCGAATACCGGCACCTTGCGCGCAGCCAGGAATTCATCGGCGGCCTGTTTCTGTTCCGGCGTGTACTGCTCCGGCGGGATGACCGGCAGGCGGTCAGCGGCTTGGGCCAGCGAGCCGGCCAGTAAGGTGGATGCAATGGTCATGGTCAGGGCCTTGTTCATGGGGTTCTTGTCTCCTGGATTATTGGTCTATTGGTGGGGTTGTTGCCTGGTCGGCCTGTGCTCGCTGGTCCGCCTGGATGACCGGACGCCAGCACATCCCCCCGCCTGGCGCGGCAGGGCAAGTCAGGATAGTGCAGGATGAGCTGGCCGTGTTGTTGGCGTCGCACAGCGTGGCGATATGGCTGCCCGAGCTTCATGAGAAAAGCGGATATCGAAGCATGTTTTACTTTGTGGCTCTGCGTGACGGTCTCGCCCACAATCGGGGCTTGGCGGCAGCGACGCAGCATGTGTCTGCCGGACCGCTTCCTCTTTCCCCTTCTCGTCACGGAGTGTTGCATGAAGTTTTCCCATCTGGTGTTCTTGTCGTTGACCGTTCTGTCTCTGCAGGCCGCCCAGGCCGCTGACAAGCTGCGCATTGGCGTGGTGCCGGGCGCCTATGGCGACTCCGTCGCCGTGGCCGCCAAGGAGGCAAAGCGCCAGGGCATCGATGTGCAGGTGGTGGAATTCACCGACTGGACCACGCCCAACGTGGCGCTCGACGCCGGCGACCTCGATCTGAACTACTTCCAGCACCAGCCCTTCCTCGACAACGCCATCCAGAAGAACGGCTACAAGCTGGCCAGCGCCGGCACCGGCATCCTCTCCAATGTCGGCCTGTATTCGCTCAAGTACAAGTCCCTGACTGCGCTGCCCCAGGGGGCCAAGGTCGGCATTGCCAACGACCCGGTCAACCAGGGGCGGGCGCTGCTGTTGCTGCAGAATGTGGGCCTGATCAAGCTCAAGCCCAAGGTCGGCTACCTGGGCAGCATCGATGACATCATCGACAACCCGCGCAAGCTCAGTTTCGTCGAAGTGGAAGGGCCGCAACTGGTGCGCATCACGCCCGATGTCGACCTGGCCCAGGGTTACCCGCACTTCATCGTGGCCGCCAAGGCCTTCGATCCTTCTTCCGGACTGGCCTATTCCGGCATCGAGGACGCGCGCTTCGCCATCCAGTTCGTGACCCGGGCCAATCGCGTCAATGATCCGGTGGTGCAGAAGTTCATCCAGATCTACCAGAATTCGGCCGCCGTCAGGGCCGATATCGGTCGCGCCTTCAACCACGACAGCCGTCTCTATACGCTGGCCTGGCTCAAGAAGTAAGACCTCGCGCCCCCATCCTTCTGGAGACCGCATGGAACTCTCGATCACCGCCCGCCAATCGCTGACTGCCCCCAGCCGCCCCGAGCACGTGCGTGAACCCACCGTGGCCCTGGCCACCCCCGCCCGCGGCGGCCCGCACGGCAAGGTGGCGCTGCGTGGCGTCGGCAAGACCTATGTGTCGGCAGCCGGCCCGGTGCAGGCGCTGCAGGATATCGACCTGGAGATCGCACCAGGCAGCATCTTCGGCATCATCGGCCGCAGCGGCGCGGGCAAGTCCAGCCTGCTGCGCACCATCAATCGCCTGGAACGGCCCACCAGTGGCCGCGTCGAGGTCGATGACGTGGACCTGGCCACGCTCGACGAGACGCAACTGGTGGCGCTGCGTCGTCGCATCGGCATGATCTTCCAGCATTTCAACCTGCTGGCGGCCAAGACTGTCTTCGACAACATCGCCTTGCCTCTGCGCGTGGCCGGTGTGCCGCGTGCGCAGATCACCCAGCGGGTGCATGAACTGCTGGCCCTGGTCGGCCTGCAAGACAAGGCCGACAGTTATCCGCGCCGGCTCTCCGGCGGTCAGAAGCAGCGCGTGGGCATTGCCCGCGCCTTGGCCAGCGGCCCCGAAATCCTGCTCTGCGACGAAGCGACGTCGGCGCTCGATCCCGAGACCACGCAGTCCATCCTGCAACTGCTGCGCGATATCAATCGCAAGCTGGGCATCACCATCATCCTGATCACCCATGAGATGAGCGTCATCCGTGAGATCGCCGACCGCGTGCTGGTGCTGGAACAGGGCCGCGTGGCCGAGCTGGGCGAAGTCTGGCAAGTGTTCGGCAAGCCGCAACATGCCGCCACCCGGGCCTTGCTGGCGCCCCTGCAGCACGGCCTGCCGCAAGAGCTGCAGCAGGCGCTGCAGCCGCAGGCCCCGGCGGGGCGGCATGAACGGGTGCTGCAACTGGAATTCCATGGCGGCGACGGCCTCCAGCCAGACCTGCAGCGCATTGCCGCCGTGCTCGGTGGCAGGGTGCGGGTACTGCAGGCTGGCGTCGATCACATCCAGGGACATACCCATGGCCAGCTCGTGCTGGCGGTGGCCGATGCCCCGGCTTCCCATGACTGGCTGGCGCTGACCCAGGGCGCGCAGGCCATCGCCCATCACATCAAGGAGCTAGGTTATGTCGCTGACCCTGTCCATTCCCATTGAGCGCTATGGCAATGCGCTGCTCGATACGCTGCAGATGGTCAGCGTGTCCGGGGCGCTGGCCTTGGTGGCGGGCGTACCGCTGGCGGTCTTGCTGATCGTCTCGGCGCCGGGCGGTTTTCTCGACTGGCCGCGCCTGCATCGGGTGCTGGGCAGCGTGATCAACGGATTTCGCGCCACCCCCTTCATCGTCCTGCTGGTGGCGCTGATTCCCTTGACCCGCCTGGTGGCCGGCACCACCATCGGCGTCTGGGCCGCCATCGTTCCGCTGGCCATCAGCGCCACGCCGTTCTTTGCCCGCATCGTCGAGGTCAGCCTGCGCGAAGTCGATCCCGGCCTGGTGGAAGCCGCCCAGGCGCTGGGTTGCCGCAAGTGGGACATCGTCTGGCATGTCTACCTGCCCGAAGCCTTGCCGGGCATCGTCGGCGGCTTCACCATCACCCTGGTGGCGCTGATCAGCTCATCGGCCATGGCGGGAGCGGTGGGGGCGGGCGGCTTGGGTGACCTGGCCATCCGCTATGGTTACCAGCGCTTTGATACCCAGGTGATGGTGATCGTGATTGCCATGCTGATCGTGCTGGTATCGCTGGTGCAAAGGACCGGCGACAGCTACGTGCGGCGTCTGCGTAACCGCTGATGGGCTTGATGAAGATGTAGATCCCTCGTCGAGCAAGATGATCCAGGCCGGCCACATAGTCAGACTATGTGGCCGGTTTCTTTTTGACAGCTGAGCTCCAGCAATGACGAAGGGAGGTCCGGAGGCGCCATCCTACAAGGGTATGAGTTGCTGTCCGATGTCTGCGCAGCGCGGCTATTGCTAACTTGAATCAAGCTGGATGTTCGGATACTCCAAAGAACAAGAACCATCCGATCGCCGACTTGATTGCAGATGGCGCGGGTATGCGCACTGACCTCACGCACTCACCTCAAAGAGAGAATAGGCATTGGAAAATCTTCCCCTCACCGATTTTTCTCCACGCATCTATTGCGTCGATCCTTCCCTGGTGGCGTCCCCCGATTGGGATGATCTGCTGGGCCGGTGCGCGGCAATGGGGTTCGATCATGTGCTGCTGTGCGGTGACCTAGTGGATGCCTCGTTTGCAGAAGTCGCCAAGCTCTGCAAGGGCCACCGCTTGCGCCTGCTGGCGGACCTGTCGCTCACGCGCTTCTACGCCGGCGATCCGGTGCTGACCAGTCATGCAGACTGGTTCGCACCGCAGAGCAGCGCCGCGGTAGGCCTGTCGAGCCAGGACCTCGCTTCCGATCCCTTGCCTGATCCCCGCTACCCCAGCGTCATGGATGAGCGTGACGACGAGCTCGTCACGCGCAGAGCGCGCTTCGACGATCCCGTCGCCGCCGACGCCATGCTCGACTGGTGGCGCGCGCGCTTGATGACCCTGGTGGACGCCGGCGTGGCCGGCTTCCGTTGCCAGGAGCCGGCCAGCATCCCGGCGGATTTCTGGCGTCGCCTTATTGCAGGCATACGCCAGCAGCAGGCGGACTGCCGCTTCCTCGCCTGGACGCCAGGCTGCACGCATGATCAGCTTGATGGACTGGCCGGTATCGGTTTTGACGCCGTTTTTTCTTCCGGGGCATGGTGGGACTTCCGGGATCCCTGGTATTTCCGCGAATACCGCAAGCTCGCCGCGATCGCGCCGGTGCTGGCCTTCCCGGAAGATCCATCGGGTCCCCGGCTGGCGCGTGTGCACGGTTTTCGCGATCCGCAGACGCGACGCCTGGGCGCGCTGCGGGCCTTGCAATTCGCCACCCTCAGCGCGGAGGGGTGGATGATGCCGATGGGCTTCGAATTCGGCCTTACCGCGGCGCTGAGGGTCGCGCATCGGGCAGGCAGCGCCACCCGATTGAGCGATCCGGAAGCCTTCAAGCGGGCCTGTGCCGACGCCGATCTTGATTTCACCCGCGAGATCACGGAAGCCAACCGCACCCTCGCGCAACGACGCCAGTCACCCCCCAAATCCTTGGCGCTGCGCTTGACGCCGCTGAGCGCCCCCGATTCGCCATGGCTGCTCATGGAACGTCACGGCGTCAATGTAGAAGATGGTCTGCTCATTGCCGTCAATCCCGCGCTGGATAGACCGGTACGCATCACGGATGACGGTTGGCAGCAGCGGCTGCAAGAGAGCGTCGCGCCATGGCAGGAAGACGGACTTGTGCTGGAACCCGGCGCTGTGAAGGTACTGCCTCTGAAGCCGCTGCAAGGCGTCTCTGGTGAGCTTGATCAGGCCACCCCTGCGCTAGGCGACATGCGTTCCCGCCGTATTGCCATTGAACGTGTTTCACCCGCCGTAGACGACGGCGCTTTCGCCGCCAAGCGCATCGTTGGCGAACATTTCGTGATCGCTGCCGATATCTTCATGGATGGACACGACCATCTTGCCGCCGAGGTGTTGGTGCGGGCTGCCGATGAAGCCCAGTGGCGTCGCATTCCCATGCATCCCGATGTTAATGACCGGTGGCAGGCCCGGGTATCCCTCACGCGCCTGGGACGACATTACTTCTGTATCGAAGCCTGGAGCGATGTCTTCGACACCTTCCGCGATGGCCTGCAAAAGAAGCTGATGGCGGGACAGGATGTGTCCCTGGAGATGGAAGAAGGGCGCTTGCTCATCGCCCGCCTGGTCCAACGCGCGGTGGAACAGGAGCTCGAACCCAGCGTGCTGGAATCCAGCAGGGCCCTGCTCAAGGCGCTCGGAGGCCCGCCCTCGAAAACGCGACGAAGTGCAGCGGGCAAGCAGGCCGACACCGATAAACGGCTGGCCTTCCTGTGTGCGGAAGAGACCCGCCAACTGGTGGAACAACTGACCGGGCTGGCGGGGGAGCGGGCGTTTCTTTCCCGTACCGATGCCGAATATCCATTGGAAGCGG is drawn from Herbaspirillum seropedicae and contains these coding sequences:
- a CDS encoding methionine ABC transporter permease, with translation MSLTLSIPIERYGNALLDTLQMVSVSGALALVAGVPLAVLLIVSAPGGFLDWPRLHRVLGSVINGFRATPFIVLLVALIPLTRLVAGTTIGVWAAIVPLAISATPFFARIVEVSLREVDPGLVEAAQALGCRKWDIVWHVYLPEALPGIVGGFTITLVALISSSAMAGAVGAGGLGDLAIRYGYQRFDTQVMVIVIAMLIVLVSLVQRTGDSYVRRLRNR
- a CDS encoding methionine ABC transporter ATP-binding protein encodes the protein MELSITARQSLTAPSRPEHVREPTVALATPARGGPHGKVALRGVGKTYVSAAGPVQALQDIDLEIAPGSIFGIIGRSGAGKSSLLRTINRLERPTSGRVEVDDVDLATLDETQLVALRRRIGMIFQHFNLLAAKTVFDNIALPLRVAGVPRAQITQRVHELLALVGLQDKADSYPRRLSGGQKQRVGIARALASGPEILLCDEATSALDPETTQSILQLLRDINRKLGITIILITHEMSVIREIADRVLVLEQGRVAELGEVWQVFGKPQHAATRALLAPLQHGLPQELQQALQPQAPAGRHERVLQLEFHGGDGLQPDLQRIAAVLGGRVRVLQAGVDHIQGHTHGQLVLAVADAPASHDWLALTQGAQAIAHHIKELGYVADPVHSH
- a CDS encoding YbcC family protein, with amino-acid sequence MNATTQHTQSALAATPDAAWESALDQACAQACAAIAPAWPLDRAIAVNPHWSRIGMPLREVAARMALLGGIQVLPARAQLRQAWAEGRISAADLHLALGRLPAARAAGLDAAHCQAVLASDSRPAQLPLLIDVLDNDPQRHTRLSWRQAITHQVSQTCAAYFDRHQADWQPERDNGLYAFWRETLEHDHGIGLLMGLPHIAHGIQALPACAREAERWVMQRLGLPAEVWADYLEAVLLTVNGWASWCAYLGWQARLQGQDDPHLRELLAIRMAWGALLLECKDDDAATQAFSTVQQAWGRARERLQQVRDELVVDEVWQLALEVGYQRQLAQALLQDRTAAGAAIEVQAAFCIDVRSEPMRRALERLHPGVQTLGVAGFFGLPVAYTPLGTQAARPQLPGLLAPAYQVQEQIIPAAGAGAGAADSTVLASAAARARHRQLAGKAQWQGNTRWPGSAFSFVEVAGVSALGGLWNWLRPGRGARARDDLAGLPTRYRALCRPQLSGVSEADKVALAARILHAMGLDRAVAPLVLLVGHGSQSANNAHAAALDCGACCGQTGEVNARTLAQLLNEHSVRRGLLAQGVDLPEETAFLALLHNTTTDEVEAFDLDLLPAPAQQRWAAMREVFARAGEQVRRERAARLGLDGEQPAARLLQALRRRANDGAQTRPEWGLTGNAAFLIAPRARSRGIDLGGRCFLHDYDPTEDGEGALLEQLMTAPMLVTHWINWQYHASTSDPQRLGSGNKLLHNVVGGAIGVFEGNGGDLRIGLARQSLHDGQRWLHEPLRLTVVIDAPEAAIERVIAAHAVVRQLLENGWLHLWRFGEAGLLERGEQGWVAV
- a CDS encoding carboxymuconolactone decarboxylase family protein encodes the protein MNKALTMTIASTLLAGSLAQAADRLPVIPPEQYTPEQKQAADEFLAARKVPVFGPFEPLMHSPQVMTQARAMGDYLRYHSAIGNTLSELVILITAREWTQDYEWYVHYPIAIKAGIKPEIAAAIADGRRPEGMSEEETIVYDFSIELHRNKRVSDQTFARAEKRFGKKGVVDLTGVNSYYTLLAMQMNAAQYQAPKDAKRLVRFPE
- a CDS encoding alpha-1,4-glucan--maltose-1-phosphate maltosyltransferase → MENLPLTDFSPRIYCVDPSLVASPDWDDLLGRCAAMGFDHVLLCGDLVDASFAEVAKLCKGHRLRLLADLSLTRFYAGDPVLTSHADWFAPQSSAAVGLSSQDLASDPLPDPRYPSVMDERDDELVTRRARFDDPVAADAMLDWWRARLMTLVDAGVAGFRCQEPASIPADFWRRLIAGIRQQQADCRFLAWTPGCTHDQLDGLAGIGFDAVFSSGAWWDFRDPWYFREYRKLAAIAPVLAFPEDPSGPRLARVHGFRDPQTRRLGALRALQFATLSAEGWMMPMGFEFGLTAALRVAHRAGSATRLSDPEAFKRACADADLDFTREITEANRTLAQRRQSPPKSLALRLTPLSAPDSPWLLMERHGVNVEDGLLIAVNPALDRPVRITDDGWQQRLQESVAPWQEDGLVLEPGAVKVLPLKPLQGVSGELDQATPALGDMRSRRIAIERVSPAVDDGAFAAKRIVGEHFVIAADIFMDGHDHLAAEVLVRAADEAQWRRIPMHPDVNDRWQARVSLTRLGRHYFCIEAWSDVFDTFRDGLQKKLMAGQDVSLEMEEGRLLIARLVQRAVEQELEPSVLESSRALLKALGGPPSKTRRSAAGKQADTDKRLAFLCAEETRQLVEQLTGLAGERAFLSRTDAEYPLEAERRSAAFSSWYELFPRSQSGSADVHGNFDDVIARLPAIRAMGFDTLYFPPIHPIGKKHRKGKNNSVTAGPDDPGSPYAIGSEEGGHDAIHPQLGTFEDFARLRDAAAAHGLELALDFAIQCSPDHPWLKTHPGWFAWRPDGSMRYAENPPKKYQDIVNVDFYAEDAIPELWLALRDIVVFWVQQGVSVFRVDNPHTKPFPFWEWMIASVRSRYPQVIFLSEAFTRPKPMYRLAKVGFSQSYTYFTWRHGKQELIDYLTELTTDTGHAAQPRDFFRPHFFVNTPDINPYFLQRSGRAGFQIRAALAATLSGLWGVYSGFELGEANAVPGKEEYLDSEKYEIRSWDWQRPGNIIEDITRLNRIRTENPALQTHLGVRFLPVSNDQILYFVKSTPAAPSGRAAVEGGLRFGDNTILVAINLDPFQSQQGEIELPLAGFGLPEGAEPAHLEVVDLLGEDRFKWYGRHQSITLDPRERPYRIWRIRAGET
- a CDS encoding MetQ/NlpA family ABC transporter substrate-binding protein; the protein is MKFSHLVFLSLTVLSLQAAQAADKLRIGVVPGAYGDSVAVAAKEAKRQGIDVQVVEFTDWTTPNVALDAGDLDLNYFQHQPFLDNAIQKNGYKLASAGTGILSNVGLYSLKYKSLTALPQGAKVGIANDPVNQGRALLLLQNVGLIKLKPKVGYLGSIDDIIDNPRKLSFVEVEGPQLVRITPDVDLAQGYPHFIVAAKAFDPSSGLAYSGIEDARFAIQFVTRANRVNDPVVQKFIQIYQNSAAVRADIGRAFNHDSRLYTLAWLKK